One region of Termitidicoccus mucosus genomic DNA includes:
- a CDS encoding MotA/TolQ/ExbB proton channel family protein, whose translation MSGFDFSLLSKGGPMMVVILLMAAIMVVLLVERTLYLHRGQIRAKAFIEGIKNTLQKRRLVEALTICEETPGPVAAVVKAALLHTREGAEKMRHAVQDAAIVEMPALERRLGAIAAIAQIAPLVGLLGTLLGMITTFHAFMQGGQYATANALAGGLWQALVATAGGLLVGIPAHLAHHFLSGRVRSIVRDVEWSANEIMEYLISEYEAGGEERGDAAGKPGGPEN comes from the coding sequence ATGTCCGGCTTCGATTTCAGTCTTCTTTCCAAGGGCGGCCCGATGATGGTCGTCATCCTGCTCATGGCCGCGATCATGGTCGTGCTCCTCGTCGAGCGGACGCTGTATCTGCACCGGGGGCAAATCCGGGCCAAGGCCTTCATCGAGGGCATAAAAAACACGCTGCAAAAACGCCGGCTGGTCGAGGCCCTGACGATTTGCGAGGAGACGCCCGGCCCGGTCGCCGCGGTGGTGAAGGCGGCGCTCCTGCACACCCGGGAGGGCGCGGAAAAAATGCGCCACGCGGTGCAGGACGCGGCCATCGTCGAGATGCCCGCGCTGGAACGGCGGCTCGGCGCGATCGCGGCCATCGCGCAGATCGCCCCGCTGGTCGGCCTGCTGGGCACGCTGCTCGGGATGATCACCACGTTTCACGCGTTCATGCAGGGCGGCCAGTATGCGACGGCCAACGCGCTCGCCGGCGGCCTCTGGCAGGCGCTGGTCGCCACGGCCGGCGGCCTGCTCGTCGGGATTCCCGCGCACCTGGCGCATCATTTCCTGAGCGGCCGCGTGCGCTCGATCGTGCGCGACGTGGAGTGGTCGGCCAACGAGATCATGGAGTATCTGATTTCTGAATACGAGGCGGGCGGGGAGGAGCGGGGGGACGCCGCCGGAAAACCGGGCGGCCCGGAAAACTGA
- a CDS encoding ExbD/TolR family protein — protein MITRPLDLASQLRPPPRRTDWLHMINVVLIAFFFILFGSRFVLSPALMTDGESLRLPPGGASGASLVAASEVVSIKTNGQIFTDSGLVVSQEQLRVWFADKIARNPASALLIRADGGVPLDLVTQVTDAARREGFAQVSLAIESGRLATPSGGAGE, from the coding sequence ATGATCACGCGACCACTCGACCTCGCCTCGCAATTGCGCCCGCCTCCGCGGCGCACCGACTGGCTCCACATGATCAACGTCGTGTTGATTGCGTTTTTCTTCATCCTGTTCGGCTCCCGGTTTGTGCTCTCGCCGGCGTTGATGACCGACGGCGAATCGCTGCGGCTGCCGCCCGGCGGCGCGTCAGGCGCGTCGCTGGTGGCGGCGTCGGAGGTCGTCAGCATCAAGACCAACGGCCAGATTTTCACCGACAGCGGGCTCGTTGTCAGCCAGGAGCAGCTTCGCGTGTGGTTTGCGGACAAAATCGCGCGCAATCCCGCCTCCGCGCTGCTCATCCGCGCGGACGGCGGTGTGCCGCTCGATCTGGTCACCCAGGTGACCGACGCGGCGCGGCGGGAGGGTTTCGCGCAGGTGTCGCTTGCCATCGAGTCCGGACGGCTGGCGACGCCGTCCGGCGGGGCGGGGGAGTGA